Proteins encoded in a region of the bacterium genome:
- a CDS encoding thymidine kinase, with protein sequence MQIIQGKTGWLEVICGPMFSGKSEELIRRIRRAQIARQRVQLFKPCIDDRYSQHEIVSHSQQRLPSTPVASSLDILDCVDDKTEVVGIDEAQFFDDGLADVCNKLANLGKRVIVAGLDMDYRGRPFEPMPRLMAIAEYVTKQLAICVLCGNPANHTQRLTDEQMKILVGAQGTYEARCRRCFEPPAEDEPPAAD encoded by the coding sequence ATGCAGATCATCCAGGGCAAGACCGGCTGGCTCGAAGTCATCTGCGGGCCGATGTTCAGCGGCAAGAGCGAGGAGCTGATCCGCCGCATCCGTCGCGCGCAGATCGCGCGCCAGCGCGTGCAGCTGTTCAAGCCCTGCATCGACGACCGCTACAGCCAGCACGAGATCGTCTCGCACAGCCAGCAGCGGCTGCCGAGCACCCCGGTGGCTTCGAGCCTGGACATCCTGGACTGCGTGGACGACAAGACCGAGGTGGTCGGCATCGACGAGGCCCAGTTCTTCGACGACGGTCTGGCCGACGTCTGCAACAAGCTCGCCAACCTGGGCAAGCGGGTCATCGTGGCCGGGCTGGACATGGATTACCGCGGCCGGCCGTTCGAGCCCATGCCGCGCCTGATGGCCATCGCGGAGTACGTGACCAAGCAGCTGGCGATCTGCGTGCTGTGCGGGAATCCCGCCAACCACACCCAGCGGCTGACGGACGAGCAGATGAAGATCCTGGTGGGCGCGCAGGGCACGTACGAGGCGCGCTGCCGGCGCTGTTTCGAACCGCCGGCGGAGGACGAGCCGCCGGCCGCCGACTAG